The proteins below are encoded in one region of Caldilineales bacterium:
- a CDS encoding sugar ABC transporter ATP-binding protein, with protein sequence MKNISKSFPGVQALSDVSISLYPGEVHALIGENGAGKSTLIKVMTGIYQPDLGEILLDGKPIQIRNSQEAQAHGIAAIYQEPMVFPDLNVAENIFISHQDRGRVVRWGKMYEDAGAILTRLDVKLDVKQPARGLTLAAQQAVEIAKAISLKVRVLIMDEPTASLSAHEVEQLFKIVNTLRAQGVAILFIGHRLEEVMRIADRVTVLRDGKWISSALRNQVSIDGVIRDMVGRQIEDFFAKTAVQRGDLLMSVQGLGKENVFADVNFEVYRGEVLGFAGLIGARRTDVGLALFGVEPADDGQITFAGKEVKIRTPEQAQQLGIAYATEDRRKLGLITAMNITANISLPTLRRYLSGMGLIRRGAESAAAEEYRQRLSIRAPSVRTEVGKLSGGNQQKVVLSKWLNANPKLLILDEPTRGIDVRTKAEVHHMVSDLAAQGLGIILISSDLPEVLAMSDRILVMREGRQMGVFDRAQATQETIMTAAMGQKEEGALANSLDQPREVQP encoded by the coding sequence CTGAAGAACATATCGAAATCGTTCCCCGGCGTGCAAGCGCTGTCAGACGTAAGCATCAGCCTTTATCCGGGCGAGGTGCACGCCCTCATCGGCGAAAATGGCGCCGGGAAGTCGACCTTGATCAAGGTGATGACCGGCATCTACCAGCCCGATTTGGGCGAGATCCTGCTGGATGGCAAGCCGATCCAGATTCGCAACTCACAGGAGGCGCAGGCGCACGGCATCGCTGCCATCTACCAGGAACCGATGGTCTTCCCCGACCTGAACGTGGCCGAAAACATCTTCATCAGCCATCAGGATCGAGGCCGCGTGGTGCGCTGGGGCAAAATGTACGAAGACGCCGGGGCCATCCTGACCAGGCTGGATGTCAAGCTGGATGTCAAACAACCGGCGCGGGGGCTGACGCTGGCTGCACAACAGGCAGTCGAGATCGCCAAGGCCATCTCGCTCAAGGTGCGCGTTCTGATCATGGATGAGCCGACTGCCTCGCTCTCGGCCCATGAGGTGGAGCAACTGTTCAAGATCGTCAACACGTTGCGGGCTCAGGGTGTGGCCATCTTGTTCATCGGCCACCGGCTGGAAGAGGTGATGCGCATCGCCGACCGGGTGACGGTGCTACGGGATGGCAAGTGGATCTCGTCCGCCCTGCGCAACCAGGTCAGCATCGATGGCGTCATCCGCGACATGGTCGGGCGCCAGATCGAGGACTTCTTCGCCAAGACGGCCGTCCAACGTGGCGATCTGCTGATGTCGGTGCAGGGCCTGGGCAAAGAAAACGTCTTCGCCGATGTCAATTTCGAGGTCTACCGCGGCGAAGTGTTGGGCTTCGCCGGGCTGATCGGCGCCCGCCGCACCGATGTGGGGTTGGCGCTGTTCGGGGTAGAGCCGGCCGACGACGGCCAAATCACCTTCGCGGGTAAAGAGGTGAAGATTCGCACCCCCGAACAAGCCCAACAGCTGGGCATCGCCTACGCCACCGAAGACCGGCGCAAGCTGGGGCTGATCACAGCGATGAATATCACCGCCAACATCAGTCTGCCCACGCTCCGCCGCTATCTCTCGGGCATGGGGCTGATCCGGCGGGGGGCCGAGTCGGCAGCGGCCGAGGAGTATCGCCAACGGCTCTCCATCCGGGCGCCGTCAGTGCGCACCGAGGTGGGTAAGCTGTCGGGTGGGAACCAGCAGAAGGTGGTGCTGAGCAAGTGGCTGAACGCCAACCCCAAACTGCTGATCCTGGACGAACCAACGCGCGGCATCGACGTGCGTACCAAAGCCGAGGTGCATCACATGGTCAGCGACCTGGCCGCGCAGGGACTGGGCATCATCCTGATCTCGTCGGATCTGCCGGAAGTGCTGGCCATGAGCGACCGCATCCTGGTCATGCGCGAAGGCCGGCAGATGGGCGTCTTCGACCGGGCGCAGGCCACGCAGGAAACGATCATGACGGCGGCGATGGGACAGAAAGAGGAAGGGGCGCTGGCCAACAGCCTGGATCAGCCGCGGGAGGTGCAGCCATGA
- a CDS encoding DUF5615 family PIN-like protein, with amino-acid sequence MNFLADMGISPLSVRFLRALGHDAEHIHELGLDRLSDAEILEKARNEKSIVLTHDLDFGDLLAASGANMPSVVIFRLSDMRPATVNHYLNLLVQNFADALASGVIISIGERRFRTRELPIR; translated from the coding sequence GTGAATTTCCTGGCCGATATGGGTATTTCGCCGCTATCGGTCAGATTCTTGCGCGCCCTTGGTCATGACGCCGAGCACATTCATGAACTGGGGCTAGATCGCCTGTCAGATGCCGAGATTCTCGAGAAGGCGCGCAACGAGAAAAGCATCGTGCTGACACACGATCTTGATTTCGGCGATTTGCTGGCCGCGAGTGGCGCTAACATGCCAAGCGTCGTCATTTTCCGGCTGTCTGACATGCGTCCTGCGACGGTCAATCATTATCTGAACCTGCTGGTGCAGAATTTCGCAGACGCCCTCGCCAGTGGCGTGATAATAAGTATCGGTGAGCGCCGGTTCCGCACACGTGAATTACCAATCCGATAA
- a CDS encoding DeoR/GlpR family DNA-binding transcription regulator, with protein sequence MYSAERRQEILKLMEENSRVAVTDLAGRFGVSTSSIRRDLNELRRLGLLERTYGGAIGLGGNSGETPYSERAIAQFDEKERIGRAAAHLIQPGDTVFVDGGTTTESMLGYIPQDFRFTLVTYGLNIVQRLTERDHITVILIGGILHGRSLTFGGVFANDSFECYNLRFDKAFLAASGVSAEAGITNAGFEEIPIKRRAIRSSQQTILLADSTKLGLIAAGVIAPIDALQRLITTKDASEAEIERIRRKGIMVDVV encoded by the coding sequence ATGTATTCTGCCGAAAGACGCCAGGAAATCCTGAAGCTGATGGAGGAGAATAGCCGGGTCGCCGTTACGGACCTGGCCGGACGTTTTGGGGTCAGCACGTCGTCCATTCGCCGCGATCTGAACGAGTTGCGCCGTTTGGGGCTGCTGGAACGCACCTATGGGGGCGCCATCGGGTTGGGGGGCAATTCGGGCGAGACGCCCTACAGCGAACGCGCCATTGCCCAGTTCGACGAAAAGGAACGTATCGGCCGCGCCGCCGCCCATCTCATCCAGCCCGGCGACACGGTCTTCGTGGATGGCGGCACCACCACCGAGTCGATGCTCGGCTACATCCCCCAGGACTTTCGCTTCACCCTGGTCACCTATGGCCTGAACATCGTCCAACGCCTGACCGAGCGCGACCACATCACCGTCATCCTGATCGGCGGCATCCTCCACGGCCGCAGCCTGACCTTCGGGGGGGTGTTCGCTAACGACAGTTTCGAATGCTACAATTTGCGCTTCGACAAGGCCTTCCTGGCGGCCAGCGGCGTCTCGGCCGAGGCCGGGATCACCAACGCCGGGTTCGAGGAAATCCCGATCAAACGTCGCGCCATCCGCAGCTCGCAACAAACCATCCTCCTGGCCGACTCCACCAAGCTCGGCCTCATCGCCGCCGGCGTCATCGCCCCCATCGACGCCCTCCAACGCCTGATCACCACCAAAGACGCATCCGAAGCCGAAATCGAACGGATTCGGCGGAAAGGTATCATGGTTGATGTTGTATAG
- a CDS encoding Crp/Fnr family transcriptional regulator: MQKPEPSALPQRLAAIPFLRGLDAEVLRSLAKTALWRSYPAGAILFLEGEAAAGLYQVHSGWIKVVKMSPEGREQVLRFLGPGETFNEIGVFGNRPNPATAIVLEPTGLWLIERAVIRRLLETHPAVAVQVLERMADRVIELVGLVADLSLRTVEARLARLLLEQSAGDVVVRQRWATQTELAARLGTVPDVLSRAMRGLGEAGLIEVERQHIRILDRAGLEARAMVGG; the protein is encoded by the coding sequence ATGCAAAAACCCGAACCCTCCGCCCTCCCCCAAAGACTTGCCGCCATCCCCTTCCTGCGCGGGCTAGACGCCGAGGTGCTGAGATCGCTGGCGAAGACGGCGCTGTGGCGGTCGTACCCGGCCGGCGCCATCCTCTTCCTCGAAGGCGAGGCCGCAGCAGGGCTGTACCAGGTGCACAGCGGCTGGATCAAAGTCGTCAAGATGTCGCCCGAAGGCCGCGAGCAGGTGCTGCGCTTCTTGGGGCCGGGCGAAACCTTCAACGAGATCGGCGTCTTCGGCAACCGCCCCAACCCCGCCACGGCCATCGTCCTCGAACCCACCGGACTCTGGCTGATCGAGCGCGCCGTCATCCGCCGCCTGCTGGAGACGCACCCCGCCGTAGCCGTACAGGTGCTGGAGCGGATGGCCGACCGGGTGATCGAACTGGTGGGGCTGGTGGCCGATCTGTCGTTACGGACGGTGGAAGCGCGGCTGGCGCGGTTGCTGCTGGAGCAAAGCGCCGGCGACGTGGTGGTGCGGCAGCGCTGGGCCACGCAAACCGAGCTGGCCGCCCGCCTGGGCACCGTCCCCGATGTGCTCAGCCGGGCCATGCGCGGCCTGGGTGAAGCCGGGCTGATCGAGGTGGAGCGCCAGCACATCCGCATTCTCGACCGGGCAGGGCTTGAGGCGAGGGCGATGGTCGGGGGGTGA
- a CDS encoding DUF433 domain-containing protein translates to MFKLDRITFDYRIMGGRACIRGMRITVSLILNLVANGMTTDEIIAAYPYLDSEDIHQALRYASLLAEESVHTLELAA, encoded by the coding sequence ATGTTCAAACTTGACCGCATTACCTTCGATTATCGCATCATGGGCGGCAGAGCGTGTATCCGCGGGATGCGGATAACCGTATCGCTCATCCTGAACCTGGTTGCCAATGGCATGACGACCGACGAAATCATCGCTGCCTATCCCTACCTCGATAGCGAAGACATCCATCAGGCTTTGCGATATGCTTCCTTGTTGGCCGAGGAGAGCGTCCATACCCTGGAGTTAGCAGCGTGA
- a CDS encoding cbb3-type cytochrome c oxidase subunit I: protein MPQPRPAAVARVHFVMALAYGIVALLSLIDFALAQFGLLPELNNLYWFRLHVITIGVLVQAAFGALPLLLARRLETTPPSSRWLWTAFGLLNTGLLLLAVGQITGVQWQRSSGATLLLLATLAEIALLVGVWRRAPGQRPIVARFYLAAPFYLLLGVLMAMIMIDGWWSPRGYQAVKESHIHANIFGFTGILVAGVALDVLPALFGRTLARPKWVAPSFWLMAVGGVGLWFGPYIGVLPVIGGSLLIYIGGLALMLANFFLTTHRPTPVRIVNGAHLLLSYIWIAAPAIATIFFVLLGPDNVPLTRLELGVTQGLIYGWVMQIALAFLPAAALRFGSGRWQQALTRSEGSWFTLVTLNLAVAAIWLASIVLQWQQARPVVAIAYLFVFAAMLPYLWRLFQALRPSPISSLQSPISHP, encoded by the coding sequence ATGCCCCAACCCCGCCCTGCCGCCGTCGCCCGCGTTCACTTTGTCATGGCGCTGGCCTACGGCATCGTTGCCCTGCTCAGCCTGATCGATTTTGCACTGGCCCAGTTTGGCCTGCTGCCCGAACTGAACAACCTCTACTGGTTCCGGCTGCACGTGATCACGATCGGCGTGCTGGTGCAGGCGGCTTTCGGCGCCCTGCCGCTGCTGCTGGCCCGGCGCCTGGAGACGACGCCGCCATCCTCGCGCTGGCTCTGGACGGCCTTCGGCCTGCTCAACACCGGCCTGCTGCTGCTGGCGGTGGGCCAGATCACCGGCGTGCAATGGCAGCGGTCGAGCGGGGCCACGCTTCTCTTGCTTGCAACTTTAGCCGAAATCGCCCTCCTGGTCGGGGTTTGGCGGCGAGCGCCGGGCCAGCGCCCCATCGTCGCCCGCTTCTACCTGGCCGCGCCCTTCTACCTGCTTCTGGGCGTCCTCATGGCCATGATCATGATCGACGGCTGGTGGTCGCCGCGGGGTTATCAGGCCGTCAAGGAATCGCACATCCACGCCAACATCTTCGGCTTCACGGGCATTCTGGTGGCGGGCGTGGCGCTGGATGTCCTGCCGGCCTTGTTCGGCCGCACCCTGGCCCGGCCAAAATGGGTCGCTCCCAGCTTCTGGCTGATGGCGGTCGGCGGGGTAGGGCTATGGTTCGGCCCCTACATCGGCGTCCTGCCCGTCATCGGCGGCAGCCTGCTGATCTACATCGGCGGCCTGGCCCTGATGCTGGCTAACTTCTTCCTCACCACCCATCGCCCCACCCCGGTGCGCATCGTCAACGGCGCCCACCTCCTGCTCAGCTACATCTGGATCGCCGCCCCCGCCATTGCCACCATCTTCTTCGTCCTGCTTGGCCCCGACAACGTCCCCCTCACCCGCCTGGAGCTTGGCGTCACCCAGGGCCTGATCTACGGCTGGGTGATGCAGATCGCCCTTGCCTTTCTGCCGGCGGCCGCCCTGCGCTTTGGCAGCGGCCGTTGGCAGCAAGCCCTGACCCGCAGCGAGGGCAGCTGGTTCACGCTGGTGACGCTCAACCTGGCCGTCGCCGCCATCTGGCTGGCCAGCATCGTCCTGCAATGGCAACAGGCGCGCCCGGTTGTCGCCATCGCCTACCTTTTCGTCTTCGCGGCCATGCTCCCCTACCTCTGGCGTCTCTTTCAAGCCCTCCGCCCCTCACCAATCTCCAGTCTCCAATCTCCAATCTCTCATCCCTGA